Within the Thermoplasmata archaeon genome, the region CTGAAGGCGAAGGGCCATCCCATCGGCGCGACGGGGACGGGCCAAGCGTACGAAATGTTCCACCAGCTCCGCGGCAGCGTCCAGAAGCCCACGCGACAGGTGAAGGGCGTTGAGCGAGGCCTGCTCCACAACGTGGGCGGCAGCGGCGGCACCGTCGTCGTGACCGTCCTCGTGAGGTGATTCGGTGACCCTGGGCATCTCGGGGTACGGGGTCGCGATCCCGCGCCTGCGGATCAAGCGCGACGAGTACGCGAAGGCCTGGGGCTCCTTCTCCGCGGCCGGCGTGGAGGAGAAGGCCGTGGCGGGATTCGATGAGGACATGCTCACCCTCGCGACCAAGGTAGGCCACCGCGCCCTCGAGTCCGTGCCGCTGGCGCCGGACAAGATCACGCGGTTCGCATTCGCCTCGACCACGGCGCCGTACACGGAGAAGCTCCTCTCGGGCACGATCCTCGCGGGCCTCGGCGCGTCCGGCGAGACGTACTGCACGGACCACACGTCCTCCACCCGCGCCGGCACGGAGGCTCTCCTCGCGGGATTCGAGCATCTCGCCGGCAATCCTGCCGGCTGCGCTCTGGTCGCCGCCGCGGACGCACCCCAGGCGAGCATGTGGGACCCCATCGAGCACGGCATGGGGTCGGGTGCCGCGGCCTTCGTCCTCTCCGGGTTTGCGCAGATCGCGGAGCTCGAGGGGAGCGCGAGTTACGTGAGCGAGTACTT harbors:
- a CDS encoding hydroxymethylglutaryl-CoA synthase translates to MTLGISGYGVAIPRLRIKRDEYAKAWGSFSAAGVEEKAVAGFDEDMLTLATKVGHRALESVPLAPDKITRFAFASTTAPYTEKLLSGTILAGLGASGETYCTDHTSSTRAGTEALLAGFEHLAGNPAGCALVAAADAPQASMWDPIEHGMGSGAAAFVLSGFAQIAELEGSASYVSEYFGERFRPREEQVTRDLNVKKFSEGSFVTNATKAASVLMKKLGRKPEDYAHVVIQQPDARAPATVAAKLGFQDAQLASGMISTKLGDLGAASTPMGLAAALEVSKPGERVFVVSYGSGAGSDALSFTVVSDRKPAFTVSQESARKEYIDYIQYLKLKGAIR